The following are encoded together in the Meriones unguiculatus strain TT.TT164.6M chromosome 16, Bangor_MerUng_6.1, whole genome shotgun sequence genome:
- the Tfeb gene encoding transcription factor EB isoform X1: MAQLAQWPWANPFCPDSVSPCAEWEQPYLCQPSFRDHENDDYFMDLPPLDCREPEPAAAMASRIGLRMQLMREQAQQEEQRERMQQQAVMHYMQQQQQQQQQQQLGGPPTPAINTPVHFQSPPPVPGEVLKVQSYLENPTSYHLQQSQHQKVREYLSETYGNKFAAHISPAQGSPKPPPAASPGVRAGHVLSTSAGNSAPNSPMAMLHISSNPEKEFDDVIDNIMRLDNVLGYINPEMQMPNTLPLSSSHLNVYSGDPQVTASLVGVTSSSCPADLTQKRELTDAESRALAKERQKKDNHNLIERRRRFNINDRIKELGMLIPKANDLDVRWNKGTILKASVDYIRRMQKDLQKSRELENHSRRLEMTNKQLWLRIQELEMQARVHGLPTTSPSGVNMAELAQQVVKQELPSEDSPGEALMLGTEVPDPEPMPPLPPQAPLPPAAQPQSPFHHLDFSHGLSFGGGGDEGPAGYPDALGTEHDSPFPSLSKKDLDLMLLDDSLLPLASDPLFSTMSPEASKASSRRSSFSMEEGDVL, encoded by the exons ATGGCTCAGCTCGCTCAGTGGCCTTGGGCAAACCCCTTCTGCCCCGACTCAGTTTCTCCTTGTGCGGAATGGGAGCAACCATACTTATGCCAGCCCTCGTTTAGAGACCATGAAAATGATGACTACTTCATGGACCTGCCTCCTCTCGACTGCAGGGAGCCCGAGCCAGCCGCCGCCATGGCATCGCGCATCGGGCTGCGCATGCAGCTCATGCGGGAGCAGGcgcagcaggaggagcagcgagaACGCATGCAGCAGCAGGCTGTCATGCATTacatgcagcagcagcagcagcagcagcagcagcagcagctgggagGGCCACCCACCCCAGCCATCAACACCCCGGTCCACTTCCAGTCGCCACCGCCTGTGCCTGGGGAGGTGCTGAAG gtgCAGTCCTACCTGGAGAACCCCACCTCCTACCACCTGCAGCAGTCCCAGCACCAGAAGGTTCGGGAGTACCTGTCCGAGACCTACGGGAACAAGTTTGCTGCCCACATCAGCCCAGCCCAGGGCTCCCCGAAGCCTCCGCCGGCAGCATCCCCCGGGGTGCGGGCCGGACACGTCCTGTCCACCTCGGCCGGCAACAGTGCCCCCAACAGTCCCATGGCCATGCTGCACATCAGCTCGAATCCCGAGAAGGAG TTTGACGATGTCATCGACAACATTATGCGCCTGGACAACGTGCTGGGCTACATCAACCCTGAAATGCAGATGCCTAACACG CTCCCCCTGTCCAGCAGCCACCTGAACGTGTACAGCGGTGACCCCCAGGTCACAGCCTCCCTGGTAGGTGTCACCAGTAGCTCCTGCCCTGCCGACCTGACCCAGAAGCGAGAGCTCACAG ATGCCGAGAGCAGGGCCCTGGCCAAGGAGCGGCAGAAGAAAGACAATCATAACCTAA TTGAGAGGAGACGAAGGTTCAACATCAACGACCGGATCAAGGAGCTGGGAATGCTGATCCCCAAGGCCAACGACCT GGACGTGCGCTGGAACAAGGGCACCATCCTCAAGGCCTCTGTGGATTACATCCGGAGGATGCAGAAGGACCTGCAGAAGTCCCGGGAGCTGGAGAACCACTCTCGGCGCCTAGAGATGACCAACAAGCAGCTCTGGCTCCGCATCCAg GAGCTGGAGATGCAGGCACGAGTCCATGGCCTCCCTACCACCTCGCCGTCCGGAGTGAACATGGCGGAGCTGGCCCAGCAGGTGGTGAAGCAGGAGCTGCCCAGTGAAGATAGCCCGGGGGAAGCTCTGATGCTTGGGACCGAGGTCCCTGACCCGGAGCCGATGCCGCCTCTCCCTCCCCAGGCCCCGCTGCCCCCAGCCGCCCAGCCACAGTCCCCATTTCATCACCTGGACTTCAGCCATGGCCTGAGTTTCGGGGGTGGGGGTGATGAGGGGCCCGCGGGCTACCCCGATGCCCTGGGGACGGAGCATGACTCCCCGTTCCCCAGCCTGTCCAAGAAGGATCTGGACCTAATGCTCCTTGATGACTCCCTGCTACCCCTGGCCTCTGACCCGCTCTTTTCCACCATGTCCCCTGAGGCCTCCAAGGCCAGCAGCCGGCGGAGCAGCTTCAGCATGGAGGAGGGCGATGTTCTGTGA
- the Tfeb gene encoding transcription factor EB isoform X2 produces the protein MASRIGLRMQLMREQAQQEEQRERMQQQAVMHYMQQQQQQQQQQQLGGPPTPAINTPVHFQSPPPVPGEVLKVQSYLENPTSYHLQQSQHQKVREYLSETYGNKFAAHISPAQGSPKPPPAASPGVRAGHVLSTSAGNSAPNSPMAMLHISSNPEKEFDDVIDNIMRLDNVLGYINPEMQMPNTLPLSSSHLNVYSGDPQVTASLVGVTSSSCPADLTQKRELTDAESRALAKERQKKDNHNLIERRRRFNINDRIKELGMLIPKANDLDVRWNKGTILKASVDYIRRMQKDLQKSRELENHSRRLEMTNKQLWLRIQELEMQARVHGLPTTSPSGVNMAELAQQVVKQELPSEDSPGEALMLGTEVPDPEPMPPLPPQAPLPPAAQPQSPFHHLDFSHGLSFGGGGDEGPAGYPDALGTEHDSPFPSLSKKDLDLMLLDDSLLPLASDPLFSTMSPEASKASSRRSSFSMEEGDVL, from the exons ATGGCATCGCGCATCGGGCTGCGCATGCAGCTCATGCGGGAGCAGGcgcagcaggaggagcagcgagaACGCATGCAGCAGCAGGCTGTCATGCATTacatgcagcagcagcagcagcagcagcagcagcagcagctgggagGGCCACCCACCCCAGCCATCAACACCCCGGTCCACTTCCAGTCGCCACCGCCTGTGCCTGGGGAGGTGCTGAAG gtgCAGTCCTACCTGGAGAACCCCACCTCCTACCACCTGCAGCAGTCCCAGCACCAGAAGGTTCGGGAGTACCTGTCCGAGACCTACGGGAACAAGTTTGCTGCCCACATCAGCCCAGCCCAGGGCTCCCCGAAGCCTCCGCCGGCAGCATCCCCCGGGGTGCGGGCCGGACACGTCCTGTCCACCTCGGCCGGCAACAGTGCCCCCAACAGTCCCATGGCCATGCTGCACATCAGCTCGAATCCCGAGAAGGAG TTTGACGATGTCATCGACAACATTATGCGCCTGGACAACGTGCTGGGCTACATCAACCCTGAAATGCAGATGCCTAACACG CTCCCCCTGTCCAGCAGCCACCTGAACGTGTACAGCGGTGACCCCCAGGTCACAGCCTCCCTGGTAGGTGTCACCAGTAGCTCCTGCCCTGCCGACCTGACCCAGAAGCGAGAGCTCACAG ATGCCGAGAGCAGGGCCCTGGCCAAGGAGCGGCAGAAGAAAGACAATCATAACCTAA TTGAGAGGAGACGAAGGTTCAACATCAACGACCGGATCAAGGAGCTGGGAATGCTGATCCCCAAGGCCAACGACCT GGACGTGCGCTGGAACAAGGGCACCATCCTCAAGGCCTCTGTGGATTACATCCGGAGGATGCAGAAGGACCTGCAGAAGTCCCGGGAGCTGGAGAACCACTCTCGGCGCCTAGAGATGACCAACAAGCAGCTCTGGCTCCGCATCCAg GAGCTGGAGATGCAGGCACGAGTCCATGGCCTCCCTACCACCTCGCCGTCCGGAGTGAACATGGCGGAGCTGGCCCAGCAGGTGGTGAAGCAGGAGCTGCCCAGTGAAGATAGCCCGGGGGAAGCTCTGATGCTTGGGACCGAGGTCCCTGACCCGGAGCCGATGCCGCCTCTCCCTCCCCAGGCCCCGCTGCCCCCAGCCGCCCAGCCACAGTCCCCATTTCATCACCTGGACTTCAGCCATGGCCTGAGTTTCGGGGGTGGGGGTGATGAGGGGCCCGCGGGCTACCCCGATGCCCTGGGGACGGAGCATGACTCCCCGTTCCCCAGCCTGTCCAAGAAGGATCTGGACCTAATGCTCCTTGATGACTCCCTGCTACCCCTGGCCTCTGACCCGCTCTTTTCCACCATGTCCCCTGAGGCCTCCAAGGCCAGCAGCCGGCGGAGCAGCTTCAGCATGGAGGAGGGCGATGTTCTGTGA